Proteins encoded by one window of Channa argus isolate prfri chromosome 13, Channa argus male v1.0, whole genome shotgun sequence:
- the zgpat gene encoding zinc finger CCCH-type with G patch domain-containing protein, translating into MDEETLEAAIAAYGAQMQQVEEALLADLDPAQQSDLVKLKEDLCQLIELTEASLVSVKKSLLLASLEDSNDLQANTSEAAADSNTANGSLDADFAAFYSELGESSGSSTDTREGNQEGKEEEEDDLSGTKVRAPYRTTWGTLEYHNAMVVGAEPPDGEEEKVRVLYVYPTQKSMKPCPFYLEDKCRFQENCRFSHGEVVYVSELREFMEFDLSNLEEGSSCLARHEDGIWYPAKIKEIDSGFYTVKFDSLMLKHAVVEADCIIPPLREDDPLTSDLEDALKGDDIAFVGVMDSAEQSSAMLNNSCFGGWEAHTRGIGSKLMLKMGYEYGKGLGKMQEGRVEPIMAVVLPKHKSLDHCIMSTQRSLQGKAAKCDPLTRRQKKKRKFQVAKGRHTVFDFLNHKLGNKRADPAEEGAAAPSALTDVEAYRGGKSTKRNLNVELFQASAKVSQTEKKIQKLNESLRKKRGSVQMCASIVKQLEEELSAAQQLLAKQKAQELSIQREHKKDNTHKKMTEF; encoded by the exons ATGGATGAAGAAACTCTTGAGGCAGCCATCGCTGCCTATGGTGCCCAGATGCAGCAGGTGGAAGAGGCCCTGTTAGCTGATCTGGACCCCGCGCAGCAGTCAGACCTGGTCAAACTAAAAGAGGACCTTTGTCAGCTGATTGAACTCACTGAGGCCAGTCTGGTGTCCgtaaaaaaaagtctgcttCTGGCCAGCCTAGAGGACAGCAATGACCTGCAGGCAAACACCTCAGAGGCAGCAGCTGACTCGAACACTGCAAATGGTAGCTTGGATGCAgactttgctgctttttactCTGAATTGGGGGAGTCTTCAGGCAGTAGTACTGATACCAGAGAAGGGAACCAGGaggggaaagaggaggaagaagatgatCTTAGTGGTACCAAAGTAAGAGCACCCTACCGGACAACATGGGGGACACTGGAGTATCACAATGCTATGGTGGTGGGAGCAGAACCACCAGatggagaagaggaaaaagtaAGAGTTCTGTATGTGTACCCCACCCAAAAATCTATGAAACCCTGTCCATTCTACCTGGAAGACAAATGTCGCTTCCAAGAAAATTGCAG GTTTTCCCACGGTGAGGTGGTGTATGTGTCTGAGCTCAGAGAGTTTATGGAGTTTGACCTCAGTAATCTTGAAGAAGGCTCATCGTGCTTGGCTCGACATGAGGACGGCATCTGGTACCCTGCCAAAATCAAAG AAATAGACAGTGGCTTCTATACTGTGAAGTTTGACTCATTGATGCTAAAACATGCTGTCGTCGAGGCTGACTGCATTATCCCACCTTTAAGAGAAGACGATCCGCTCACCTCTGACCTTGAAGATGCTTTAAAAGGAGATGACATTGCTTTTGTAGGAG TTATGGACTCTGCAGAACAATCCTCAGCTATGTTAAATAATAGTTGTTTTGGAGGCTGGGAGGCACACACCAGAGGCATCGGCTCTAAGCTTATGCTAAAAATGGGCTATGAATACGGGAAAG GCTTAGGAAAGATGCAGGAGGGGCGTGTAGAGCCTATCATGGCAGTGGTCCTACCAAAACATAAGTCTCTGGACCATTGTATCATGTCCACCCAGAGATCCTTGCAGGGCAAGGCTGCAAAATGTGATCCATTAACAAGGcgccaaaagaaaaagagaaaatttcAAGTCGCCAAAGGACGTCACACCGTCTTTGACTTTCTCAATCACAAGCTTGGAAACAAGCGCGCTGATCCTGCTGAGGAGGGTGCTGCTGCGCCGTCAGCGTTAACTGATGTGGAGGCTTACAGGGGAGGGAAAAGCACCAAGAGGAATCTAAATGTGGAGCTGTTTCAGGCTTCTGCAAAGGTGTCccagacagagaagaagatTCAGAAACTGAATGAGTCACTCAGAAAGAAAAGAGGCAG TGTACAAATGTGCGCATCCATAGTGAAGCAGCTGGAAGAGGAGCTGTCAGCAGCCCAGCAGCTGCTGGCCAAGCAGAAAGCCCAGGAGCTGTCCATCCAGAGAGAGCACAAGAAGGATAACACACACAAGAAGATGACTGAGTTCTAA